A genomic window from Salvia miltiorrhiza cultivar Shanhuang (shh) chromosome 5, IMPLAD_Smil_shh, whole genome shotgun sequence includes:
- the LOC130986964 gene encoding COBRA-like protein 10 has protein sequence MIRSGMKIAWPPMMCAALLVLVLGVVGQDEDIPASPPPEVEKCNGIFLSYTFEGREKEYPLVKNVTAQAWAFKATAAILNAGSQELKSWKMFVGFQYDELLVSVDGAVVVNGEGFPIRVGKNGTILAGYPQADLKTAIETASDYGQMQVKVGLKGTQFGIAGKATPMPKSLKLLNEGYKCPAATRKGGYMHVCCKKDPKFKEKKPKSKYSPVTYDDLHFTYDVLRAYENKYLAQVTIDNFHPLGRLDQWNLTWEWMRNEFIYDMRGAFTHRKDPSECVYGPQGQYYKDFDFSTVMNCQKKPVISDLPPELENDDKVGKLPFCCKDGLLLPKTMNETKARAIFQMEVFKLPPDLNRTAINPPQNWKIIGRLNPNYKCGPPVRVDPSEFPDPRGIDATTSAIASWQVNCNMSRPKPKQNRCCVSYSAFYADGAVPCNTCACGCEDEPPRCDRNAAALPIPPSSLLVPFPNRTEKAVAFAKINKHPLPRKLPCPDNCGVSINWHVDSDYKTGWTARMTVFNWEEDAFVDWYSAIEMKRAFPGFEKSYSFNGSVLHSLNNTIFMQGLPGLNYLVGEVNGTRPGRDPPVPGKQQSVISFSKKHIHGLKISHGDGFPTKLYFNGEECALPRVLPKAAAPYSSPAPLLTSLLLVLLTSLLLFN, from the exons atgATAAGATCCGGCATGAAGATAGCATGGCCGCCGATGATGTGCGCGGccctcctcgtcctcgtcctCGGCGTGGTGGGTCAGGACGAAGACATCCCCGCATCGCCGCCGCCAGAGGTTGAGAAATGCAACGGCATCTTCCTGTCGTACACGTTCGAGGGGCGGGAGAAGGAATACCCGCTGGTGAAGAACGTGACGGCGCAGGCCTGGGCTTTCAAGGCCACCGCCGCCATCCTCAACGCCGGCTCGCAGGAGCTCAAGTCCTGGAAGATGTTCGTTGGGTTCCAATACGACGAGCTGCTGGTCTCCGTGGACGGAGCCGTGGTCGTCAACGGCGAGGGCTTCCCCATCCGCGTCGGCAAGAATGGGACCATCCTCGCCGGATACCCGCAAGCCGATCTTAAGACCGCCATCGAGACGGCCTCCGATTACGGGCAGATGCAAGTCAAGGTCGGCCTTAAAGGCACGCAGTTTGGGATTGCCGGCAAGGCCACCCCCATGCCCAAGTCTTTGAAGCTTCTCAATGAAGGCTACAAATGCCCCGCAGCCACGCGCAAAG GTGGGTACATGCATGTGTGCTGCAAAAAGGACCCGAAATTCAAAGAGAAGAAGCCAAAGAGCAAGTACAGCCCGGTGACATACGACGATCTCCACTTCACGTACGACGTGCTGCGCGCCTACGAGAACAAATATCTCGCTCAGGTCACCATAGACAACTTCCACCCGTTGGGGCGTCTGGACCAGTGGAACCTGACATGGGAGTGGATGAGGAACGAGTTCATCTACGACATGCGAGGCGCCTTCACCCACCGCAAGGACCCCTCCGAATGCGTCTACGGCCCTCAAGGCCAATACTACAAGGACTTCGATTTCTCCACCGTCATGAACTGCCAGAAGAAGCCCGTCATCTCCGACCTCCCCCCGGAGCTCGAGAACGATGACAAGGTCGGAAAACTCCCCTTCTGCTGCAAGGACGGCCTCCTCCTCCCCAAGACCATGAACGAGACCAAGGCCCGGGCCATCTTCCAGATGGAGGTCTTCAAGCTCCCTCCCGACCTCAACCGAACCGCCATCAACCCGCCCCAGAACTGGAAGATCATCGGCCGCCTCAACCCCAACTACAAATGCGGGCCCCCCGTCCGGGTCGACCCCTCCGAGTTCCCGGACCCGCGTGGGATCGACGCCACCACCTCCGCCATCGCCAGCTGGCAGGTCAACTGCAACATGAGCCGCCCCAAGCCCAAGCAGAACCGCTGCTGTGTCTCCTACTCCGCCTTCTACGCGGACGGCGCCGTCCCCTGCAACACCTGCGCGTGCGGCTGCGAGGACGAGCCCCCGCGCTGCGACCGCAACGCGGCGGCCCTGCCCATCCCGCCCAGCAGCCTCCTGGTTCCCTTCCCGAACCGAACCGAGAAGGCGGTGGCGTTCGCGAAGATCAACAAGCACCCCCTCCCGCGGAAGCTGCCCTGCCCGGACAACTGCGGCGTGAGCATCAACTGGCACGTGGACTCCGACTACAAGACCGGGTGGACGGCGAGGATGACGGTGTTCAACTGGGAGGAGGACGCCTTCGTGGACTGGTACTCCGCCATCGAGATGAAGCGGGCCTTCCCCGGCTTCGAGAAGTCCTACTCCTTCAACGGCAGCGTGCTCCACTCCTTGAACAACACTATCTTCATGCAGGGCCTGCCCGGCCTCAACTACCTCGTCGGGGAGGTCAACGGCACCCGCCCCGGAAGAGATCCGCCCGTGCCCGGGAAGCAGCAGTCCGTCATCTCCTTCTCCAAGAAACACATTCACGGCTTGAAGATCTCGCATGGCGATGGCTTCCCGACTAAGCTCTACTTCAATGGGGAAGAATGCGCGCTTCCTAGAGTATTGCCTAAGGCCGCCGCCCCTTATTCGTCGCCTGCGCCGCTGCTTACCTCGCTCTTGCTTGTGCTTCTCACTTCTCTTCTCCTTTTTAACTGA
- the LOC130986963 gene encoding uncharacterized protein LOC130986963: protein MGKTWDSETGESLSSSSSSGLGNQFRGSWLARPKLCKHGLASLRTSHTPLNPMRRFHCCSRRGTNEDCHFWEWLDPELSDHYKECISKLKLQIVRAEEERDQAIMAGNLSRGRLESRLSEFDSAAFEVDLLKAKNDELEHIVRPQAMKLRTTKWLFCVVAVLFSILWLMK from the exons ATGGGGAAAACATGGGACAGCGAGACCGGGGAATCATTGTCGAGCTCCAGTTCATCTGGCTTGGGGAATCAATTTCGAGGTAGTTGGTTGGCGCGCCCAAAGCTTTGTAAGCATGGCTTGGCCTCATTGAGGACTTCACACACGCCATTGAACCCTATGCGTCGTTTCCACTGCTGCAGTCGAAGGGGG ACTAACGAAGATTGTCACTTTTGGGAATGGCTTGATCCTGAGTTGTCTGACCACTACAAAGAGTGCATTTCAAAACTGAAGCTACAAATTGTTAGGGCCGAGGAGGAGCGGGACCAAGCTATAATGGCGGGGAATTTGAGTCGTGGAAGGTTGGAATCTCGACTATCTGAATTCGATTCTGCCGCATTTGAGGTTGATTTACTGAAGGCGAAGAATGACGAGCTAGAACACATTGTCCGACCTCAAGCTATGAAGCTTCGTACCACCAAATGGCTATTCTGCGTTGTGGCTGTCTTGTTTTCTATTCTCTGGCTCATGAAGTGA
- the LOC130986965 gene encoding DDRGK domain-containing protein 1 translates to MEGLLAAILMMIVVFSLIPLYLWRRRLDSRLPHQHEEEAQDVQGERVVRAGNNGRMRRRTAASSASTSSAAANVEETVDGSDDEDGADGNYRAKASTKKEKKRQEREAQRQAEDAARDSRRTKQDHYDEMRRRKDEEREAHERMLEEEAKARKAKEEEAAALEFEKWKGAFSVDAEGTTENEVQDGSQGLLFDFVEYIKKHKCVPLEDIAAEFKLRTQDCINRINSLETMGRLSGVMDDRGKYIYISLEEMKAVADYIRREGRVSISHLASKSNQFIDLEPKSEVVEDISSIEEITFA, encoded by the exons atgGAGGGCCTATTAGCGGCAATACTGATGATGATCGTGGTTTTCTCTTTGATTCCGCTCTATTTGTGGAGACGTCGGCTCGATTCTCGCCTTCCCCACCAACATGAAGAAGAGGCGCAG GATGTACAGGGGGAGCGAGTGGTTAGGGCTGGTAATAATGGGCGAATGCGGCGAAGAACTGCCGCTTCTTCTGCCAGCACATCGTCAGCTGCCGCTAATGTCGAAg AAACTGTTGATGGAAGTGATGATGAAGACGGAGCAGACGGGAATTATAGGGCTAAAGCTTCGACAAAAAAGGAGAAGAAACGGCAAGAGCGAGAAGCACAACGCCAG GCTGAAGATGCTGCACGTGACTCAAGGAGAACAAAACAAGATCATTATGATGAGATGAGGAGGAGGAAGGATGAGGAGCGAGAAGCTCATGAAAGAATGCTG GAAGAAGAAGCAAAGGCACGAAAAGCAAAGGAGGAAGAAGCTGCTGCATTGGAGTTTGAAAAATGGAAAGGAGCATTTTCTGTTGATGCTGAAGGAACAACCGAAAATGAAGTACAAGACGGAAGCCAAGGATTGCTCTTTGATTTTGTGGAGTACATCAAG AAGCATAAATGTGTTCCTCTGGAAGATATTGCTGCAGAGTTTAAGTTGCGAACTCAG GACTGTATCAATCGCATCAACTCTCTAGAAACTATGG GAAGACTATCAGGTGTAATGGATGACAGAGGAAAATACATATACATCTCACTGGAAGAAATGAAAGCTGTTGCTGATTACATCAGGCGTGAAGGTAGGGTTAGCATATCCCACCTTGCTAGCAAGTCCAACCAATTTATAGATTTAGAACCAAAATCGGAGGTAGTGGAAGATATAAGCAGCATAGAGGAGATAACTTTTGCTTGA